The genomic region CGCTGGGTTACGACGAAGGCTACGCTGGGGAGCTATGCTATATGGTCTGCAGAGAGAATTTGGGTGATGAACACCCGGCGACTATGATGGCCAGATACGGTATTTCGACCGTGATCCCGTCGCTTAAAGAGGTTGAAGAGTGCTTGGAAGACATGGCAGAGCCTACACCTGGAAAGGTCGAACTCGTCAAGAACTTCGACTCCGAGAACGTCACCTACCTAGCTTAGGCGCGGTCACCAGCCTTCTCTAAGTCTCTTCCATTTTTGAAACATTTTAAAAAGCTCCTCATAGAATCTTTTGTTCAAAATCCTCCCTCGACCTATGCCAGGACATTCGTCCGTGTATTCGAACACGTACTCGTTACCCCTCACTCTTAGGGTGAACGGGTAGAAGCGGCATACCAACGGCCTAAACGGGTAGATCGTACACTCGTTCCCCCTTAAAAAGATGCATGCCCCATCGACCTTCTTAAGCTCGTGGGTGTAGGGGTATGGTCCATCGACCGGCTCGGCGAACTCCTCAAGCTTAAGCCCTGTAATCCTGGAGAGCCTTTCCCCCTCCTCAGGTAACAGAAGGATATGTCTAACCTTAGAGGCGGTATCTCTGCAACATAAGGCGCATCTTATGCACCTAAACCTTACGTCAAGAGGATATTTGAAACCCTTAGTCATCCTCAGGCTCCAAGTTAAACCCCGTAGGAGCCTGGCTTAAAGTTTAACTCTCTTACATCTCGACCATTCAGCTTAATAACACGTTGTCTCATCATTCATATAGAGTGAGCTAGATGACTCAATGGGGCAGGTTTCTGTTAGACGAGATCGAGAAGTCCCACGTCCCAGACGGTTCGGTCGCACTATGGAGTATAGGTGGAGCAGGCGTAGTCCTCAAAACCTCAGAGGCTATCGTCTACATAGACCCGTTCCTAGGCAGCTCCTCTTCCTCTGAGTGGCTTAGGATGGTGGCTTCGCCCATAAACCCGGAGGATATACGGTTTATAGACGCCATAGTCTCCACCCATGAGCATGAAGACCACTGCGAAGAGTTCACCATAAGGGCCGTGTCTGAGAGGACTAACGCTGTGTTCATAGGTCCTGTAAGCTCGGCGGATAAGTTTAGGGAGTTTGATGTAAGTGAAGAACGCATAGTCGAGATGAAGCCTGGAGACTTCTACGATATCAAAGACCTTAGGGTCAGGGCCTACGAGGCTAACGACCCGAATGCTGAAAGCGCGCTCATCTACGTGTTCGAATCCTACGGGATCAAGGTCCTTCACAGTGGAGACAGCCTCTACACGGATGTCTTCCACCAGCTTGGTAGGAACGGCGGGGTGGAGGTGGCTCTGTTAAACCTCGGTAGAAACCCTCCAGGTCGTAGAATGTACATGAACGTATGCGAAGTCCTTGAGTCTGCTAGGGACTTGAAGGCCGAGGTCTTAGTGCCTATACACTGGGACCTGTGGAAGCACACTTACGAGGATCCTAGGATGCTTAAAACTATAGCTGAGGCATGGGGTCTCGACATAGATATACGGATTCTGAAGCTCGGCGATAGCCTGGTGTATCCGCTTAGATCCCGTTAAAGCCGGTATAGCTTCCTGAGAAGCTCTATATCGCGCTCCGGTATCTCGACCGGCTCGACACCCATACATTTAGCTACGAACGTCATCTTAGCGCATTCCTCGAGAATCTCCATAGCCGTTACGGCTTCGTAGATATCAAACCCTAACGTGACAGCGCCGTGATTCTGGAGAAGCACCACCCTACTGCCCATAGCAGCCTCGGCTACGGCTTCACCTAACTCTTTAGTTCCAGGATATATAAACGGGACCACAGGAGCCCTGGCAACCATCAAGGCAGCCTCGAGGGTTATGGGTCTAAACTCTACACCAGCTAACACCAACCCAGTCGCATATGGTGGGTGACAGTGTAGGACGCAGTTCACATCTACTCGACGTTTGTATATGGCGACGTGTATGGGCCACTCCATAGAGGGCTTGTAGACACCCTCCAAGAGATTACCCTCCAAGTCTATCTTAACTAGGTCTTCAGGGTTCAGCTTGGGCTTATACAGCCCTGAGGGGGTTATCCACACCTCATTCGTCTCAGGCATCCTGTAAGACACGTTACCCCCGATACCGGTCATCAAACCCTTATCATGCATGATACGCATAACCTCTATAAGCTCCTGCTTAACCTCCTCCTCGCTCATGTAAGCCATCTAACCACCAAACCCACCATATTAGACGGAGGCTCTATAAAAATTACCTCAGGTAATTTATCATGGAAAAACCTAGAGAGGAGAGGTCTAGGATTAGTCGAGACCGAATAGTTATCCTTGAGGTTAAAGATAAAGTGGTCGAAATAAAACCCCCTTTCTGCGGAGGAAATAGAAGATATCTATGCGATGCCTAACCTAAGGGTTAAAGGTTCCTCACCTGAGATCCCGTTAATAGAGGTAATTTTAACGGGATCTCTATGGGAAGAGAGATTAAAAACCCTTACGTCTTTCCTACTTATGGGAAACATAAGCTCCCATACCTTACATAGCGGAAGCGTGGAAGACGTAAGGGCGGAGGCTCTATCCTGTCTTAAAGAGGCGAAGAAGAGCAGGGGTATCGTAGTCGGGGTTTCAAACTTCATAGTACCTG from Candidatus Bathyarchaeota archaeon harbors:
- a CDS encoding YkgJ family cysteine cluster protein → MTKGFKYPLDVRFRCIRCALCCRDTASKVRHILLLPEEGERLSRITGLKLEEFAEPVDGPYPYTHELKKVDGACIFLRGNECTIYPFRPLVCRFYPFTLRVRGNEYVFEYTDECPGIGRGRILNKRFYEELFKMFQKWKRLREGW
- a CDS encoding MBL fold metallo-hydrolase, with the translated sequence MTQWGRFLLDEIEKSHVPDGSVALWSIGGAGVVLKTSEAIVYIDPFLGSSSSSEWLRMVASPINPEDIRFIDAIVSTHEHEDHCEEFTIRAVSERTNAVFIGPVSSADKFREFDVSEERIVEMKPGDFYDIKDLRVRAYEANDPNAESALIYVFESYGIKVLHSGDSLYTDVFHQLGRNGGVEVALLNLGRNPPGRRMYMNVCEVLESARDLKAEVLVPIHWDLWKHTYEDPRMLKTIAEAWGLDIDIRILKLGDSLVYPLRSR
- a CDS encoding class II aldolase/adducin family protein, whose product is MAYMSEEEVKQELIEVMRIMHDKGLMTGIGGNVSYRMPETNEVWITPSGLYKPKLNPEDLVKIDLEGNLLEGVYKPSMEWPIHVAIYKRRVDVNCVLHCHPPYATGLVLAGVEFRPITLEAALMVARAPVVPFIYPGTKELGEAVAEAAMGSRVVLLQNHGAVTLGFDIYEAVTAMEILEECAKMTFVAKCMGVEPVEIPERDIELLRKLYRL